A stretch of the Geovibrio thiophilus genome encodes the following:
- a CDS encoding MlaD family protein, whose product MAGNKFANLELKVGLFVIISAALMAAILVTFAIKKKLFMPKINVSIYTDSGDGITKSMPVKYAGFTISRVYEVELMDDGNVVLHTKIPKQYTKWIKQDSVVKLASQNIIGSSFIVFSGGSADSIEIADGTKFNLTREGGLAALIEQAQPVIDDVKEIVNNVANITQTIEDQSRNIDRFFSGLGDVGDDLHNKTGSVGYLVRSDYIKDEVRNIVSRIEVLQTQLNDIAGNVNTKVDRTDESIDKLNNALQAFKEGVQSVQKAVESAQPTIENANKISGDVAEATDNITEIKNQADSILKTSDRILYNLEQRWPFNDGSVITGEKVKLP is encoded by the coding sequence ATGGCTGGAAATAAATTTGCGAACCTCGAACTCAAAGTAGGGCTTTTTGTTATAATATCCGCCGCCCTTATGGCGGCTATTCTTGTGACTTTCGCCATTAAGAAAAAGCTCTTCATGCCTAAAATAAATGTCTCCATATATACTGATTCCGGCGACGGCATAACGAAAAGCATGCCTGTAAAATACGCAGGGTTCACTATATCAAGGGTCTATGAAGTTGAACTCATGGATGACGGAAATGTTGTCCTCCATACCAAAATACCGAAGCAGTATACCAAGTGGATCAAGCAGGACTCTGTTGTGAAGCTCGCATCACAGAACATAATAGGCTCAAGTTTTATAGTTTTCAGCGGCGGCTCCGCGGATTCCATAGAAATAGCCGACGGAACCAAGTTTAACCTCACACGTGAGGGCGGTCTCGCTGCGCTCATAGAGCAGGCTCAGCCCGTTATTGACGATGTTAAAGAGATTGTGAACAATGTCGCCAACATTACCCAGACGATAGAAGATCAAAGCAGAAATATTGACAGATTTTTCAGCGGTCTCGGGGACGTGGGTGACGACCTGCATAATAAAACAGGCTCGGTTGGCTACCTTGTCCGCAGCGACTATATTAAGGACGAAGTCAGAAATATAGTCAGCAGAATAGAAGTTCTCCAGACACAGCTTAACGACATAGCCGGAAATGTTAATACCAAGGTTGACCGCACGGATGAATCAATAGACAAACTTAACAACGCCCTGCAAGCATTCAAGGAGGGTGTGCAGTCTGTCCAGAAAGCCGTTGAAAGCGCTCAGCCCACCATAGAAAACGCTAACAAAATCTCCGGCGATGTGGCGGAGGCCACAGACAACATCACAGAGATTAAAAATCAGGCGGATTCCATACTCAAAACATCCGACAGAATCCTCTACAACCTTGAACAGAGGTGGCCTTTTAATGACGGCTCCGTTATCACGGGCGAGAAGGTGAAGCTGCCATGA
- a CDS encoding P-II family nitrogen regulator, protein MKKIEAIIKPFKLDDVKEKLTEVGIRGITISEVKGFGRQKGHTELYRGAEYVIDFIPKIKIEVVLPDEMVDDAVNIIMESAKTGRIGDGKIFVTSIDQIVRIRTGETGEEAL, encoded by the coding sequence TTGAAAAAGATTGAAGCAATCATCAAACCATTCAAACTTGACGATGTGAAAGAAAAGCTCACCGAAGTCGGTATCAGAGGCATCACTATCTCCGAAGTAAAAGGATTCGGCAGGCAGAAAGGTCATACTGAACTGTACAGAGGTGCAGAGTACGTGATCGATTTTATTCCCAAAATCAAAATCGAAGTTGTGCTTCCTGACGAAATGGTGGACGACGCGGTTAACATCATTATGGAGTCTGCCAAAACAGGGCGCATCGGTGACGGCAAAATTTTCGTCACATCCATTGATCAGATTGTAAGAATAAGAACAGGAGAAACAGGAGAGGAAGCCCTTTAA
- the glnA gene encoding type I glutamate--ammonia ligase, protein MTAKELLKVIKEQEIRLIDIRFCDFLGTWQHTTIPSHQFTEDFFEEGLGFDGSSIRGWQAINNSDMILLPDASTAFIDPFMDIPTMVVSCNVFDPISKERYSRDPRNIALKAINYLKGTGIADTSYFGPEAEFFVFDNIQYSSGKNEGFYFIDSDEGDWNSGRDEGNNLGYKVRPKEGYFPCQPTDTLANLRGEMVLKMEELGLIIENSHHEVATGGQCEIDMKFSPMVEMADMLMKYKYVVKNVARQYGKTATFMPKPLYGDNGSGMHCHQSLWKDGKPLFAGDSYAGLSEMGLYYIGGIIKHAKAIAAFTNPGTNSYKRLVPGFEAPVSLAYSSRNRSASIRIPMYSASPKAKRIEVRFPDPTCNPYLAFTVMLLAGLDGIQNKIDPGEPMDKNLYDLDPIELSAIPQMPASLGEALDALEKDHEFLLKGDVFTEDVISSWIEWKREEITAVNSRPHPHEFFLYYDA, encoded by the coding sequence ATGACAGCTAAGGAATTGCTTAAAGTTATTAAAGAACAGGAGATCAGACTGATTGACATCAGATTCTGCGATTTCCTCGGAACGTGGCAGCACACCACTATCCCCAGCCACCAGTTCACTGAAGACTTCTTCGAAGAAGGTCTCGGATTTGACGGTTCAAGTATCAGAGGATGGCAGGCCATCAACAACAGTGATATGATCCTGCTTCCCGATGCTTCTACGGCTTTCATAGATCCCTTCATGGATATTCCCACTATGGTTGTATCCTGCAACGTTTTTGATCCCATCAGCAAGGAACGTTACTCCAGAGACCCCAGAAACATCGCTCTTAAGGCAATCAACTACCTTAAAGGCACCGGCATAGCTGACACCTCCTACTTCGGACCCGAAGCTGAATTTTTCGTATTTGACAACATTCAGTATTCTTCAGGCAAAAACGAAGGCTTCTACTTCATCGATTCTGACGAAGGCGACTGGAACTCAGGCAGAGACGAAGGCAACAACCTTGGCTACAAAGTAAGACCGAAAGAAGGCTACTTCCCCTGCCAGCCCACTGATACGCTTGCAAACCTCAGGGGTGAGATGGTTCTTAAAATGGAAGAGCTCGGACTTATTATCGAAAACAGCCACCATGAAGTTGCCACCGGCGGTCAGTGTGAAATAGACATGAAGTTCTCTCCCATGGTTGAAATGGCTGACATGCTCATGAAATACAAATATGTAGTTAAAAACGTTGCCCGTCAGTACGGCAAAACAGCTACATTCATGCCCAAACCCCTCTACGGAGACAACGGTTCAGGCATGCACTGCCACCAGTCTCTCTGGAAAGACGGCAAACCTCTCTTTGCCGGCGATTCATACGCAGGACTCAGCGAAATGGGTCTCTACTACATAGGCGGTATCATCAAACACGCTAAAGCTATAGCTGCTTTCACCAACCCCGGAACAAACTCCTACAAACGTCTTGTCCCCGGTTTTGAAGCTCCCGTAAGCCTTGCTTACTCTTCAAGAAACAGATCAGCTTCCATCAGAATACCCATGTACTCCGCTTCACCCAAAGCAAAAAGGATCGAAGTACGCTTCCCCGACCCCACATGCAACCCATACCTTGCGTTCACAGTAATGCTTCTTGCAGGTCTGGACGGTATACAGAACAAAATTGATCCGGGCGAGCCCATGGATAAAAACCTTTATGACCTTGACCCCATCGAGCTTTCAGCTATTCCCCAGATGCCCGCATCTCTCGGCGAAGCGCTTGACGCTCTTGAAAAAGACCACGAATTCCTTCTTAAGGGAGACGTTTTCACTGAAGACGTTATCTCTTCATGGATCGAATGGAAAAGGGAAGAAATCACTGCCGTTAACAGCAGACCCCATCCCCATGAATTCTTCCTCTACTACGACGCGTAA